The DNA window TAGGAACTCCTCACTGGTGTCATTTCTCTCAAGAGAAGATGCAGAGGAGAGAGACATGTCCTCTGTTCCATCCCCAGTGTAGCGGAGGTTCCCATCCGACCCCGGCTCTGTCACAGGCTCCTCTGGGGAATCTATAGAAGCTGATGTCTTTTTTTCACAGACACAAAATAGGAAAATTCAGCCATGTTTCGAAAGCTTGTGGCACACCAATATACCCTTTTTTGCTCCAGTAAAACTACTAATAGTTATGCAAATATCATTAAAATTGGAACAGGAACATTAACTGACTACAAAATAATAAGATTCATATCCGGCAAAACAGTTTgaaacacaataaataaatcattagataataaaaacaaaacacattataAAGATGACAACATTAATATCTATTGTAActattatataaatgttttaaatattgctgtataatattatatatatgcatatataatgcatttataATGCATACAGTTGGTGCCAAAATTAAATAACACTAAGAAAATTtggaagaaaaataaatacaggtTAAGTATTTAATACAGAAAGGCTAAATTTGTTTACAAATTTAAAGATTGAAAAGATTAGAAAAGACTGATTTGTTCACAATTTCAATCTAACATTGCTAATCGACTCTTGAACTGTTTCACAGTAGGAAAAGTCATAAGACAATAAAAGAAATACCAAGACATGCATGTTAATAGAAAAATTATAGAGTCAGACACTCACACTCTTTGTGGCACAGTGGGGCAGCTCAGGAGTGAGAGGTGGGGTTATaccgtcactctccacagggctCCTCCcaaccactagagggcactgtGGTTTGGCAGCAGTTGGTCGATTTAGCCTGTAGGCCTGTAACGAGTGCTTTGTCAGCACTGAATTAAGCAGAAGTGGCCTTTTTATGGAATTAGGAGGCGTTAAGCTCTCTGAAGGTGGAGTCCCAGCAGGTAATCTATCTGTTGACCCCTTTCCAAACCCCAGGCCCCCCAAACCAAGCACTAGCCGGCCCTTGCTGAGGGTCAGGGGAGATCTGAGTCCAAGTGTTCGCGGAGGACGCAACTGTGTATTAGCTAGTGGTTTGGCTAGCTCCACAGCCTTGTTGAAAGAAAAGGACCGGGTCATGGGTGAGGATGTTGGTGAGGGCAGTTGCTTGAAGTGGGTGAAGCTCTGAGAACGCACCATGTAGTCAGGCACGACCGACTGTCGTGAGAGGCTGTCGTTGGACTGGGACAAGCTGTCTTTAGAGGTGCTTCGAGTAGAGCTAGAGTTCGCCCTTGGTCGCTGTAGCCCCAAAAAGGCTGCTTGGCCTGTTGAAGACCCCAGAGATGACGTTCCATTTTGAGTTGGCTTGGAGCTTGAGCCTTTTTGGGATATTTCCTGACTTTTGGAAGTTGTCGTGATCTGAGTGTTTTGGGGCTTTGGTTTAGGACTCGGGATGGATTTAGGGGATTTGGCTACAGGTTTGGGGCTTCCAGTGGACAATGAGGAGGCAGACCTGCGCACTTTAGTAGCTGAAGTAGAAGGGCTTTTTAACTCCCTACTTCCTGGAGAATGTTGGGAGCGAACTTCTTTCTTCTCCTCTGGTATACCGCCCTCGACTGGGTTTAAAGGGTCCCCTGACCCACCACTGTCCTTCCTCCATTTCATGGAAAAGGAGGAGGCTCTGACCACTCCATTTGGCTTAGCAGGAGGATTTTTGCTCTCTTGGGTGAGCGCAGTCTGGGTACCATTGGGAAGGGGTGAGCTGGTACCATTGACAGGACGGGCACCAAATTTAGGCAGTCTGGAAACCATGGAGGACTTACTGAGGACCTTCTGTTCCATCAGCAAATAGCAGAGTCATGGATGAACATGAAAGAGACACCTAAAGAGAAGAGAGAGGGACAAACAGAGAAGAACAAATCTTTAGTGAAAATCAGTAATCAGCAACACCTGTCCTTACTTAACCCAAAATAATCTATTAAAATATCTATTTAAAAGCTAGTATTTAGCTTCAAATCCCTTGCATGCAATCACAGCAGAGAGTCTGCGACCCATGGACATGACCAAACTCTTGGTTTCATCttttgaaatgcttttccaAGCCTTTAATGCAGCCATTTTCAATGGTTGCAGGTTTTGGGGAGTTTCTGCCTTTAGTCTCCTCTTCAGCGGATGAACTGCTTGTGCAATAGGATTTAAATCTGGAGATTGACTTCGCCAATCTAAGACTTTCCATTTCATTCCTCTGATAAACACCATGTTTGAGCTGGCAGTGGGTTATGGGTCACTGTCCTGTTGCAATATCAAGAGTATGGTGGCATTTTCTTGAACATTGGTAGCCAATATGGTTTTGTACAGTTTCAAATTCATTCTGCTGCCGCCATCATACATTAAGTCATCAATAAAGATGAGTAAGCTTGTTCCAGAAGCAGCCATTCATGTCCATGCCATGCTTTCCAGATGAGGCTGTATGCTTAGAATCATCAGCAGTTCCTTTTTGTCCTCCACACTGTTGTTTTCACATCACTTTAATTATTCTTTGTCTCATCTCTCCATAAAACTCTGTTCCATAACTCAACTGGCTCATCTCTGTGCTTTTTTGCAAACTCTAATCTGACATTTCTATTTATCGTGCTGATCAGAGGTTTGCATCTTGCTGTGTAGCCTCTGTAATTCTGCTGTCTCCTGCGAACAGTAGATTGTGAGACCATCACCTCAGCTTTCTGGAGGTTGTTAGTTATTTTACCGACATTTCAGGGTCCTTTTTTACAGCTTTTATGATTTGTCTGTCATTAACTGCTGTTTTTCTCTGCTGACCTGGTCATTGTTGGTTGCTGAAGTCGCTGGtggtttctttctttttcagaacATTCCAAACTGCTGATGTGGTTATGCCCAATGTTTGAGCCATATCTCTAATAGAGTTCCTCTTTTCTTTTAGCATCCAATTTGCTTGGTTTTCTCTCAAAGTCACCTCCCTCATCTTCATCCTGGCTTGTGTGTGTCATCACCAAACAAGACTCAGAATGCAGAAACAATGAACATAATGGATGACACATTCCCTGCTTTTAATGTCTGAACATATTCTCAATGTCTCATATTCatcttttaatcatatttacagATTTCTTGACTCCACAGCAAACAGAGCAATTTTGTCTTTACTGCCCCAATACTTAgggagggcactgtatatatgtattgtccatgattttatttatttattgtagtcCAGCATCTTAGTAACTAACTCTAAGAAAAGTCTGTAAAAATAGGGCCCAGTGTTAAAATGAAGGAATTTTCCTTCACTTTCTTACTTGTATTTTGAATTACACAGTGCATTGGGTTTCTGTTTTATGGTTAAAGGAAATGAAATGTCTTTAAATTTAACGGATAATGtcctggcaaaaaaaaaaaaaattccagtaccttctcttttcttttttttattacagtgtTTTATTTCCTATATTATAACCCCTCCTTTAAATCTTATACAAAATAGGCATGAAACACACATGAAACAGCTTTTGAATGTACATCAAAACCCACTTCCTGTTTTACAACACTTAGGGCATTAAAATAGTggacaggtttttttttaaacttctgAATGGAATAACCCGCGTCTACAGTTTTCATTAAGTGATCTGGCTGGAAAGTTTCAAGGCACGTGACAGCACAGTTAAATCAGGGTGAGGATACAGGATCTGTTTAAAGGGATGAGCAGAACTGAAGCTCATAAAACAGTGTACACTGTCCTCCTGGTGCTGGAGcttatgtgcgtgtgtgtgtgtaatagaCGGCATGTGATGATACTGCAGAAATCACACAGGATGTTTCAAAGCATGTTTGGAGACTGAAGTTCATAATTCATACGTCTGCTCTGGAGAGTGCAGACTGAGAAGCAGGGAACAAAATTACCTTTATTAAGTGCCTTATTGTTACTCTCAGTTGgctgctttttctttttttaggaACTGCAACAAATGTATGGTTTAAATGAAATTACCCAACATAACCTTAAATATCTACTCAATctaattaaattgtttttaataaataagtTGTGAAATACAGTTTCATGACTGGTcaagtatttattaaatatgGAACGGTAAAAGTGTATACTTGTCACTCCTCCATATTGATTTCTTTTTCAGAAAATTATGTCAAAGGCTCAAAGCAAACCAAAACAATTACATTCAAGAGTGAGAGAGAGGTTCTGGGCTAAAAGCCAAAACCTATAGCCAGATGAATGGAGCCCCTAGTCTATAATGTCTAATTTCAATTTATGCTAATCCAGttttattcacaaaacattcatAGTTTCACACAAGTACAATTCTAAAAGATAATTTATTAAGTATATAGATAAACAGTATTCCATACACAGCATCATATTTTGGTCCATCATAGCACCAATCCATATTTGAGTATCTGCGGATCAAGTTTTTGGTTTACGAGTTTATGACAATATAACGGGAAGTGTGCGTGAAAG is part of the Chanodichthys erythropterus isolate Z2021 chromosome 18, ASM2448905v1, whole genome shotgun sequence genome and encodes:
- the ccser2a gene encoding serine-rich coiled-coil domain-containing protein 2 isoform X3, yielding MEQKVLSKSSMVSRLPKFGARPVNGTSSPLPNGTQTALTQESKNPPAKPNGVVRASSFSMKWRKDSGGSGDPLNPVEGGIPEEKKEVRSQHSPGSRELKSPSTSATKVRRSASSLSTGSPKPVAKSPKSIPSPKPKPQNTQITTTSKSQEISQKGSSSKPTQNGTSSLGSSTGQAAFLGLQRPRANSSSTRSTSKDSLSQSNDSLSRQSVVPDYMVRSQSFTHFKQLPSPTSSPMTRSFSFNKAVELAKPLANTQLRPPRTLGLRSPLTLSKGRLVLGLGGLGFGKGSTDRLPAGTPPSESLTPPNSIKRPLLLNSVLTKHSLQAYRLNRPTAAKPQCPLVVGRSPVESDGITPPLTPELPHCATKSTSASIDSPEEPVTEPGSDGNLRYTGDGTEDMSLSSASSLERNDTSEEFLDDFDNLGDQSQNGILHNKNPLATPTQIRMQSFLNETMDWTGIGLAGGKADLRGGVLRGPPLMSPDVDRHAASSLELSPSNSSGGTYMWDEEGMEPLGQNTHIHRCSSYESDLNSIDILNNLDNTGSCDLEDDDLMLDVDLPEDGALHNDGMAHFERSDRGGRPTQWRRRQQRWSGMDHAHNDNRLAGFHYDACRTGHRPLHPTVQHDSHTVVLDELTLKHVAEDCSSVKSQLLKLKSLLQMDDGEITPEGLDSSEDDSRAKQMEELMKEVAHLREELKNKDKIITRLTHQQHQESPVRCQCHQLKSGAKGERRTHHDKSTQTVWRPPHHHPAAVPTPLLSPWQCQYQAAPRASMPQRRQTSNTSAHQSHPQRAPHAGKTSKNSPHRGPQ
- the ccser2a gene encoding serine-rich coiled-coil domain-containing protein 2 isoform X5; protein product: MEQKVLSKSSMVSRLPKFGARPVNGTSSPLPNGTQTALTQESKNPPAKPNGVVRASSFSMKWRKDSGGSGDPLNPVEGGIPEEKKEVRSQHSPGSRELKSPSTSATKVRRSASSLSTGSPKPVAKSPKSIPSPKPKPQNTQITTTSKSQEISQKGSSSKPTQNGTSSLGSSTGQAAFLGLQRPRANSSSTRSTSKDSLSQSNDSLSRQSVVPDYMVRSQSFTHFKQLPSPTSSPMTRSFSFNKAVELAKPLANTQLRPPRTLGLRSPLTLSKGRLVLGLGGLGFGKGSTDRLPAGTPPSESLTPPNSIKRPLLLNSVLTKHSLQAYRLNRPTAAKPQCPLVVGRSPVESDGITPPLTPELPHCATKSTSASIDSPEEPVTEPGSDGNLRYTGDGTEDMSLSSASSLERNDTSEEFLDDFDNLGDQSQNGILHNKNPLATPTQIRMQSFLNETMDWTGIGLAGGKADLRGGVLRGPPLMSPDVDRHAASSLELSPSNSSGGTYMWDEEGMEPLGQNTHIHRCSSYESDLNSIDILNNLDNTGSCDLEDDDLMLDVDLPEDGALHNDGMAHFERSDRGGRPTQWRRRQQRWSGMDHAHNDNRLAGFHYDACRTGHRPLHPTVQHDSHTVVLDELTLKHVAEDCSSVKSQLLKLKSLLQMDDGEITPEGLDSSEDDSRAKQMEELMKEVAHLREELKNKDKIITRLTHQQHQESPVRCQCHQLKSGAKGERRTHHDKSTQTVWRPPHHHPAAVPTPLLSPWQCQYQAAPRASMPQRRQRVEHLVHYFRDTA
- the ccser2a gene encoding serine-rich coiled-coil domain-containing protein 2 isoform X4; protein product: MEQKVLSKSSMVSRLPKFGARPVNGTSSPLPNGTQTALTQESKNPPAKPNGVVRASSFSMKWRKDSGGSGDPLNPVEGGIPEEKKEVRSQHSPGSRELKSPSTSATKVRRSASSLSTGSPKPVAKSPKSIPSPKPKPQNTQITTTSKSQEISQKGSSSKPTQNGTSSLGSSTGQAAFLGLQRPRANSSSTRSTSKDSLSQSNDSLSRQSVVPDYMVRSQSFTHFKQLPSPTSSPMTRSFSFNKAVELAKPLANTQLRPPRTLGLRSPLTLSKGRLVLGLGGLGFGKGSTDRLPAGTPPSESLTPPNSIKRPLLLNSVLTKHSLQAYRLNRPTAAKPQCPLVVGRSPVESDGITPPLTPELPHCATKSTSASIDSPEEPVTEPGSDGNLRYTGDGTEDMSLSSASSLERNDTSEEFLDDFDNLGDQSQNGILHNKNPLATPTQIRMQSFLNETMDWTGIGLAGGKADLRGGVLRGPPLMSPDVDRHAASSLELSPSNSSGGTYMWDEEGMEPLGQNTHIHRCSSYESDLNSIDILNNLDNTGSCDLEDDDLMLDVDLPEDGALHNDGMAHFERSDRGGRPTQWRRRQQRWSGMDHAHNDNRLAGFHYDACRTGHRPLHPTVQHDSHTVVLDELTLKHVAEDCSSVKSQLLKLKSLLQMDDGEITPEGLDSSEDDSRAKQMEELMKEVAHLREELKNKDKIITRLTHQQHQESPVRCQCHQLKSGAKGERRTHHDKSTQTVWRPPHHHPAAVPTPLLSPWQCQYQAAPRASMPQRRQRVEHLVHYFRDTAWYSNLY
- the ccser2a gene encoding serine-rich coiled-coil domain-containing protein 2 isoform X6, yielding MEQKVLSKSSMVSRLPKFGARPVNGTSSPLPNGTQTALTQESKNPPAKPNGVVRASSFSMKWRKDSGGSGDPLNPVEGGIPEEKKEVRSQHSPGSRELKSPSTSATKVRRSASSLSTGSPKPVAKSPKSIPSPKPKPQNTQITTTSKSQEISQKGSSSKPTQNGTSSLGSSTGQAAFLGLQRPRANSSSTRSTSKDSLSQSNDSLSRQSVVPDYMVRSQSFTHFKQLPSPTSSPMTRSFSFNKAVELAKPLANTQLRPPRTLGLRSPLTLSKGRLVLGLGGLGFGKGSTDRLPAGTPPSESLTPPNSIKRPLLLNSVLTKHSLQAYRLNRPTAAKPQCPLVVGRSPVESDGITPPLTPELPHCATKSTSASIDSPEEPVTEPGSDGNLRYTGDGTEDMSLSSASSLERNDTSEEFLDDFDNLGDQSQNGILHNKNPLATPTQIRMQSFLNETMDWTGIGLAGGKADLRGGVLRGPPLMSPDVDRHAASSLELSPSNSSGGTYMWDEEGMEPLGQNTHIHRCSSYESDLNSIDILNNLDNTGSCDLEDDDLMLDVDLPEDGALHNDGMAHFERSDRGGRPTQWRRRQQRWSGMDHAHNDNRLAGFHYDACRTGHRPLHPTVQHDSHTVVLDELTLKHVAEDCSSVKSQLLKLKSLLQMDDGEITPEGLDSSEDDSRAKQMEELMKEVAHLREELKNKDKIITRLTHQQHQESPVRCQCHQLKSGAKGERRTHHDKSTQTVWRPPHHHPAAVPTPLLSPWQCQYQAAPRASMPQRRQITSGSESGLCK